The Xanthomonas sp. CFBP 8443 genome has a window encoding:
- the cyoA gene encoding ubiquinol oxidase subunit II — MIPLKQLRRSLRSGLLLLPALLLAGCDSAILNPKGQIGHDEKTLLITSVVLMLLVVIPVIVMTLAFAWRYRASNTKARYEPNWSHSTAIEVVVWSIPCMIILVLAVLTWRSSHALDPYKPLESDVKPITIEAVALDWKWMFIYPEQGIATVNEIAFPVDTPLNFKITSDTVMNSFFIPHLGTQIYAMAGMETKLHLIANEPGDYFGLSANYSGHGFSKMAFTAHATDQAGFDAWVAKVKAAPKALDQAEFQVLAANRNDKAQYPVTYYSSVQDGMFKSLIDKYMMGKGHHMEGHDDHPASAAEPVAMCTSGDK, encoded by the coding sequence ATGATTCCGTTGAAACAACTCCGGCGCTCGCTGCGCTCCGGTCTGTTGCTCCTGCCCGCGTTGCTGCTGGCCGGGTGCGACTCGGCCATCCTCAACCCCAAGGGACAGATCGGCCACGACGAAAAGACGTTGCTGATCACCTCGGTGGTGCTGATGCTGCTGGTGGTGATCCCGGTCATCGTGATGACCCTGGCCTTCGCCTGGCGCTATCGCGCGTCCAACACCAAGGCCCGCTACGAGCCGAACTGGTCGCACTCCACCGCGATCGAGGTGGTGGTGTGGTCGATCCCGTGCATGATCATCCTGGTGCTGGCGGTGCTGACCTGGCGCTCCTCGCACGCCCTGGACCCGTACAAGCCGCTGGAGTCGGACGTCAAGCCGATCACCATCGAGGCGGTGGCGCTGGACTGGAAGTGGATGTTCATCTATCCGGAGCAGGGCATCGCCACGGTCAACGAGATCGCGTTCCCGGTGGATACGCCGCTGAACTTCAAGATCACCTCCGATACGGTGATGAACTCGTTCTTCATCCCGCACCTGGGCACGCAGATCTACGCGATGGCCGGCATGGAGACCAAGCTGCACCTGATCGCCAACGAGCCGGGCGACTACTTCGGCCTGTCGGCGAACTACAGCGGCCACGGCTTCTCGAAGATGGCCTTCACCGCGCACGCCACCGACCAGGCCGGCTTCGATGCCTGGGTGGCCAAGGTCAAGGCCGCGCCGAAGGCGCTGGACCAGGCCGAGTTCCAGGTCCTGGCGGCGAACCGCAACGACAAGGCGCAGTACCCGGTGACCTACTACTCGTCGGTGCAGGACGGCATGTTCAAGTCGTTGATCGACAAATACATGATGGGCAAGGGCCACCACATGGAAGGCCACGACGACCATCCGGCATCGGCTGCTGAGCCGGTCGCCATGTGCACTTCTGGAGACAAGTGA
- a CDS encoding SDR family NAD(P)-dependent oxidoreductase — protein sequence MPTPPTILITGATDGIGQLAALALARRGARLVLTARSQTKADRTRAIILAAAPATPIDVHYVDFSDLSAVAATGRAIARQHPRIDVLINNAGLHAFRQRVSTDGYAEMIAVNYFAPWLLTHVLQATLLRSAPSRIVTVGSQASRQSGGLAIADDLRDVAPFSARGSSRIYGRSKLLDIMFSLELARRLAGTGVAANCLCPGFNVTGLGRELGFARPLARLLQGLDIGNPQRGADGIVRLAIDPAFGSQTGAYVTANARLLAPWGPANSDAARRHLWDATAEILSRFIAPAPAN from the coding sequence ATGCCCACTCCTCCCACCATCCTCATCACCGGCGCGACCGACGGCATCGGCCAGCTGGCGGCCCTGGCGCTGGCGCGCCGCGGCGCACGCCTGGTGCTCACCGCGCGCAGCCAGACCAAGGCGGACAGGACCCGCGCCATCATCCTCGCCGCCGCTCCGGCTACGCCGATCGATGTGCATTATGTGGATTTTTCTGACCTTTCGGCGGTCGCCGCGACCGGCCGGGCCATCGCCAGGCAGCATCCGCGCATCGACGTGCTGATCAACAACGCCGGCCTGCATGCCTTCCGACAGCGCGTCAGCACGGACGGCTACGCGGAAATGATCGCGGTCAACTACTTCGCCCCGTGGCTGCTGACCCATGTCCTGCAGGCGACGCTGCTCCGTTCCGCTCCATCGCGCATCGTCACGGTCGGCTCGCAAGCCTCGCGCCAAAGCGGAGGCCTGGCCATCGCAGACGACCTGCGCGATGTCGCCCCTTTCAGCGCGCGCGGATCGTCGCGGATCTACGGCCGCAGCAAGCTGCTGGACATCATGTTTTCGCTGGAACTGGCGCGCCGGCTCGCCGGCACCGGCGTTGCGGCCAACTGCCTGTGCCCCGGCTTCAACGTCACCGGCCTCGGCCGGGAACTGGGCTTCGCACGTCCCCTCGCCCGGCTGCTGCAGGGGCTGGACATCGGCAACCCGCAGCGCGGCGCCGACGGCATCGTGCGGCTTGCCATCGACCCGGCGTTCGGCAGCCAGACCGGCGCCTACGTGACGGCGAATGCGCGCCTGCTGGCCCCGTGGGGACCGGCGAACAGCGACGCTGCGCGACGGCACCTGTGGGATGCGACGGCCGAGATCCTCTCCCGGTTCATCGCACCCGCTCCAGCGAACTGA
- the cyoB gene encoding cytochrome o ubiquinol oxidase subunit I: MLGKLTLEAVPYHEPIIMGALAGAGLLGLLVVAAISKYKKWGYLWHEWLTSVDHKRIGVMYIVVALIMLLRGFADAAMMRTQQAMAHGGNEGIFPPHHYDQIFTAHGVIMIFFMAMPFMTGLLNLIVPLQIGARDVAFPFLNSLSFWLFVAGAALVNISLGVGEFAQTGWLAYPPLSGLEYSPGVGVDYYIWALQISGLGTLLTGINFFVTIMRMRTPGMTLMRMPIFTWTALITNILIIAAFPILTVALALLGADRYLGTHFFTNDGGGNAMMYVNLIWIWGHPEVYILILPAFGIFSELIATYSRKRLFGYTSMVYATSCIGVLSFIVWLHHFFTMGSGANVNAFFGITTMIISIPTGVKIFNWLFTMFRGRVHMTSPVLWTIGFIITFTIGGMTGVMLAIPAVDFVLHNSLFLIAHFHNVIIGGVVFGYLAGLTYWFPKAFGFKLNETLGKASFWCWIIGFFVAFMPLYVLGFMGMTRRMNSYNHPEWAPWLMVAAVGAAIIGTGIFLNLVQIGYSIWKRKDNLDLTGDPWDGRTLEWATSSPPPFYNFAVLPHIDDRDQFWEDKLKGKGWPRPAKYEAIHMPRNTAAGFWIGAFSVVLGFGLIWHIWWMAIIGLVGMIGSFIARSFDDDVDYWVPAEEVERIENARFALLEQQQAAHAAKAV; this comes from the coding sequence ATGCTAGGCAAACTCACGCTCGAGGCGGTTCCGTACCACGAGCCGATCATCATGGGCGCCCTCGCCGGCGCCGGCCTGCTCGGCCTGCTGGTCGTGGCGGCGATCAGCAAGTACAAGAAGTGGGGCTACCTGTGGCACGAGTGGCTGACCTCGGTCGACCACAAGCGCATCGGCGTCATGTACATCGTGGTGGCGCTGATCATGCTGCTGCGCGGCTTCGCCGACGCGGCGATGATGCGCACCCAGCAGGCGATGGCGCACGGCGGCAACGAAGGCATCTTCCCGCCGCACCACTACGACCAGATCTTCACCGCGCATGGCGTGATCATGATCTTCTTCATGGCCATGCCGTTCATGACCGGCCTGCTGAACCTGATCGTGCCGCTGCAGATCGGCGCGCGCGACGTGGCGTTCCCGTTCCTGAACTCGCTGAGCTTCTGGCTGTTCGTGGCCGGCGCGGCGCTGGTCAACATCTCGCTGGGCGTGGGCGAGTTCGCGCAGACCGGCTGGCTGGCGTATCCGCCCTTGTCGGGGCTCGAATACAGTCCCGGGGTGGGCGTCGACTACTACATCTGGGCCTTGCAGATATCCGGCTTGGGTACCTTGCTGACCGGCATCAACTTCTTCGTGACGATCATGCGCATGCGCACGCCGGGCATGACCCTGATGCGCATGCCGATCTTCACCTGGACCGCGCTGATCACCAACATCCTGATCATCGCCGCGTTCCCGATCCTGACCGTGGCGCTGGCGCTGCTGGGCGCCGACCGCTACCTGGGCACGCACTTCTTCACCAACGACGGTGGCGGCAACGCCATGATGTACGTCAACCTGATCTGGATCTGGGGCCACCCGGAGGTCTACATCCTGATCCTGCCTGCGTTCGGCATCTTCTCCGAGCTGATCGCCACGTACAGCCGCAAGCGCCTGTTCGGCTACACCTCGATGGTCTACGCCACCTCGTGCATCGGCGTGCTGTCCTTCATCGTGTGGCTGCACCACTTCTTCACCATGGGCTCGGGCGCCAACGTCAACGCGTTCTTCGGCATCACCACGATGATCATCTCCATCCCCACCGGGGTGAAGATCTTCAACTGGCTGTTCACCATGTTTCGCGGCCGCGTGCACATGACCTCGCCGGTGCTGTGGACGATCGGCTTCATCATCACCTTCACCATCGGCGGCATGACCGGGGTGATGCTGGCGATCCCGGCGGTGGACTTCGTGCTGCACAACAGCCTGTTCCTGATCGCGCACTTCCACAACGTGATCATCGGCGGCGTGGTGTTCGGCTACCTGGCCGGCCTGACCTACTGGTTCCCGAAGGCGTTCGGCTTCAAGCTCAACGAGACGCTGGGCAAGGCCTCGTTCTGGTGCTGGATCATCGGCTTCTTCGTCGCCTTCATGCCGCTGTACGTGCTCGGCTTCATGGGCATGACCCGGCGCATGAACAGCTACAACCACCCGGAGTGGGCGCCGTGGCTGATGGTGGCCGCGGTGGGTGCGGCGATCATCGGCACCGGCATCTTCCTGAACCTGGTGCAGATCGGCTACAGCATCTGGAAGCGCAAGGACAACCTGGACCTGACCGGCGACCCGTGGGACGGCCGTACGCTGGAGTGGGCCACGTCCTCGCCGCCGCCGTTCTACAACTTCGCCGTGCTGCCGCACATCGACGACCGCGACCAGTTCTGGGAAGACAAGCTCAAGGGCAAGGGCTGGCCGCGTCCGGCCAAGTACGAAGCGATCCACATGCCGCGCAACACCGCGGCCGGGTTCTGGATCGGCGCGTTCAGCGTGGTCCTGGGTTTCGGCCTGATCTGGCACATCTGGTGGATGGCGATCATCGGCCTGGTCGGCATGATCGGCAGCTTCATCGCGCGTTCGTTCGACGACGACGTCGACTACTGGGTCCCGGCGGAGGAAGTGGAACGCATCGAGAACGCGCGTTTCGCCCTGCTGGAGCAGCAACAGGCGGCGCATGCCGCAAAGGCGGTCTGA
- the cyoC gene encoding cytochrome o ubiquinol oxidase subunit III has product MSTTTIENHAVHADGHDDHAHHDSGGNTVFGFWVYLMSDCLIFAGLFATYAVLAGATVDGPTAKELFDLKFVLVETFLLLFSSLSFGLAMISAHKRSLGGLYGWLAVTAALGLGFLGMEIYEFHHLIHEGAGPGRSAFLSAFFTLVGTHGLHVASGLLWMAVLVIQIAKNGLTPRNATRLACLSLFWHFLDVIWIGVFTIVYLLGAL; this is encoded by the coding sequence ATGTCCACCACGACCATTGAGAACCACGCCGTCCACGCGGACGGCCACGACGACCACGCGCACCACGACAGCGGCGGCAACACCGTGTTCGGGTTCTGGGTCTACCTGATGAGCGACTGCCTCATCTTCGCCGGCCTGTTCGCGACCTACGCGGTGCTGGCCGGCGCGACGGTGGACGGCCCGACCGCCAAGGAACTGTTCGACCTGAAGTTCGTGCTGGTGGAAACCTTCCTGCTGCTGTTCAGCAGCCTGAGCTTCGGCCTGGCGATGATCTCCGCGCACAAGCGCAGCCTGGGCGGCCTGTACGGCTGGCTGGCGGTCACCGCCGCCCTCGGCCTGGGCTTCCTGGGCATGGAAATCTACGAGTTCCACCACCTGATCCACGAAGGTGCCGGTCCCGGCCGCAGCGCGTTCCTGTCCGCGTTCTTCACCCTGGTCGGCACCCACGGCCTGCACGTGGCCTCGGGCCTGCTGTGGATGGCGGTGCTGGTGATCCAGATCGCCAAGAACGGCCTGACCCCGCGCAACGCCACGCGCCTGGCGTGCCTGAGCCTGTTCTGGCACTTCCTGGACGTGATCTGGATCGGCGTGTTCACCATCGTCTACCTGCTGGGAGCGCTGTAA
- a CDS encoding class I SAM-dependent methyltransferase — MMQHTPSPFADPAAVASYAADALRRVPGLADLHRMATLLLDEHAAGAAHLLVVGAGGGLELKAMAEARPHWRFTGVDPAPPMLELARQAVLPFAGRVDLRAGTIDQAPAGPFDGATCLLTLHFLDRSERLRTLREIRRRLVPGARIVLAQHAPPGDDRARWMARSAAFGDRTDAGPAKAMATAAMLLERLPLLAPAEEEALLREAGFVDIALFYAAFSFRGWVANVPA, encoded by the coding sequence ATGATGCAGCACACGCCATCCCCGTTCGCCGACCCCGCTGCCGTCGCTTCCTACGCGGCGGACGCGCTGCGCAGGGTGCCGGGCCTGGCCGACCTGCATCGCATGGCGACGCTGCTGCTGGACGAGCACGCAGCGGGCGCGGCCCATCTCCTCGTGGTCGGCGCCGGCGGCGGGCTGGAGCTGAAGGCGATGGCGGAGGCGCGGCCGCACTGGCGCTTCACCGGCGTCGATCCGGCGCCGCCCATGCTCGAGCTGGCGCGGCAGGCGGTCTTGCCTTTCGCCGGGCGCGTCGATCTGCGCGCAGGGACGATCGACCAGGCGCCGGCCGGCCCGTTCGACGGCGCGACCTGCCTGCTCACCCTGCATTTCCTCGATCGAAGCGAACGGCTGCGCACGCTGCGGGAAATCCGCCGCCGCCTCGTCCCGGGCGCACGCATCGTGCTGGCGCAGCATGCGCCGCCCGGCGACGACCGTGCGCGCTGGATGGCGCGCTCGGCGGCCTTCGGCGATCGCACCGACGCGGGACCCGCCAAGGCGATGGCCACCGCCGCGATGCTGCTCGAACGCTTGCCGCTGCTGGCGCCGGCCGAGGAGGAAGCGCTGCTGCGCGAAGCTGGTTTCGTGGATATCGCCCTGTTCTATGCCGCCTTTTCGTTTCGCGGGTGGGTCGCGAACGTCCCGGCATGA
- the cyoD gene encoding cytochrome o ubiquinol oxidase subunit IV, with amino-acid sequence MANHHSSDAHAEASHGGGLKSYLIGFVMAVILTVIPFGMVMSGAFPKGVTVIVIAVLAAVQMLVHLIYFLHMDRSAEQRSNVHVGLFSLLIIGIVVIGSLWVMHNLNVNMMH; translated from the coding sequence ATGGCCAACCACCATTCTTCCGACGCACACGCCGAGGCCTCGCACGGCGGCGGCCTGAAGTCGTACCTGATCGGCTTCGTGATGGCGGTGATCCTCACCGTGATCCCGTTCGGCATGGTCATGAGCGGCGCGTTCCCGAAGGGCGTGACCGTCATCGTCATCGCGGTGCTGGCCGCGGTGCAGATGCTGGTGCACCTGATCTACTTCCTGCACATGGACCGCTCCGCCGAGCAGCGCTCCAACGTGCACGTGGGGCTGTTCTCGCTGCTGATCATCGGCATCGTGGTGATCGGCTCGCTGTGGGTCATGCACAACCTCAACGTCAACATGATGCATTGA